Proteins encoded in a region of the Labrus mixtus chromosome 19, fLabMix1.1, whole genome shotgun sequence genome:
- the si:dkey-12l12.1 gene encoding uncharacterized protein si:dkey-12l12.1 produces the protein MGFTIWLCVLCLQASLLSHALDCSGSTQGELCVSGQTADGQYDDQKQQRELPLTDGQVLFRRKRQQERRGPTHLSHSSLPGAVSVKGFPNTLIQTDRSRRHLAQAATKKKNKRKSRVGSFSLLSNDKKSNPLQVTRAKRQVKLDPSKRGNSNRSGAFSVLGDPQTDGQTDRPKRSI, from the exons ATGGGGTTTACTATCtggctgtgtgtgctgtgcCTGCAAGCGAGCCTGCTGTCACATGCCCTCGACTGCTCAGGATCAACACAGGGAGAGCTGTGTGTCAGCGGACAGACCGCAGACGGACAG TATGATGATcagaagcagcagagggagctgcCCTTGACTGATGGACAG GTTTTGTTCAGACGTAAGagacagcaggagaggaggggtcCCACCCACCTGAGCCACTCCAGCCTTCCCGGGGCTGTCTCTGTCAAAGGCTTCCCAAACACTCTCATCCAG ACTGATAGGTCCAGACGACACTTGGCTCAAGctgcaacaaagaaaaagaacaaacgtAAATCCCGCGTTggctccttctccctccttaGCAACGACAAGAAATCTAACCCCCTACAG GTGACTCGAGCAAAGAGACAGGTGAAGCTCGATCCTTCAAAGAGAGGGAACTCAAATCGTTCGGGGGCTTTCTCTGTCCTG GGAGACCCGCAGACTgacggacagacggacagaccCAAAAGAAGCATTTAG
- the ndufb4 gene encoding NADH dehydrogenase [ubiquinone] 1 beta subcomplex subunit 4, with the protein MADYQEAPLASRPKTLDPNEYFNLSAEKRRADEDRAAIRANLKRQYQMQLNDPHRKALVDDPALTRWVYARANPYPFFRPTFKTSLLGAMFGVVPLVVLYYVFKTDRDRKEAMIKAGTLDRKFCLSS; encoded by the exons ATGGCGGACTACCAAGAGGCGCCCTTGGCCAGTCGGCCAAAAACACTGGACCCGAACGAGTATTTCAACCTTTCAGCCGAAAAGCGACGTGCCGATGAAGACAGAGCCGCAATACGAGCGAACCTGAAGAGGCAGTATCAGATGCAGCTGAATGACCCGCACAGGAAAGCGCTCGTT GACGATCCTGCCCTGACACGCTGGGTGTATGCACGCGCCAACCCCTACCCATTCTTCAGGCCCACATTCAAGACTTCTCTGCTGGGTGCCATGTTTGGAGTCGTACCTCTCGTCGTTCTGTACTACGTCTTCAAGACAGACAGG GATAGAAAGGAGGCCATGATCAAGGCTGGAACCCTCGATCGCAAGTTCTGTTTGTCATCATGA